In Catenulispora sp. MAP5-51, the following are encoded in one genomic region:
- the paaI gene encoding hydroxyphenylacetyl-CoA thioesterase PaaI, with the protein MHLTGDNVVHAHAEAMHARDLTCKALGIALEEAEPGRAVLSMRLAEDMVNAHGIGHGGYVFLLADSAFAYACNSYGPVTVAQTAQVSFLQPVRPGDLLAAEAVERARQGRTGLYDVTVTRRDDGAVVAEFRGHSVTLSGNPFGGQAER; encoded by the coding sequence ATGCATCTGACAGGAGACAACGTGGTTCACGCGCACGCCGAGGCGATGCACGCCAGGGACCTGACCTGCAAAGCACTCGGCATCGCCCTGGAGGAGGCGGAGCCGGGCCGCGCGGTCCTCAGCATGCGACTCGCCGAGGACATGGTGAACGCCCACGGCATCGGCCACGGCGGCTACGTGTTCCTGCTGGCCGACTCGGCGTTCGCCTACGCGTGCAACTCCTACGGCCCGGTCACCGTGGCGCAGACCGCGCAGGTGAGCTTCCTGCAGCCGGTCCGACCCGGCGACCTGTTGGCCGCCGAGGCGGTGGAGCGGGCCCGGCAGGGGCGCACCGGTCTGTACGACGTCACGGTGACGCGGCGGGACGACGGTGCTGTGGTCGCGGAGTTCCGCGGCCACAGCGTGACGTTGAGCGGGAATCCTTTCGGTGGTCAGGCGGAGCGGTAG
- a CDS encoding KamA family radical SAM protein, which produces MAVDFGDRGGDFGHQGIDSSNQGYRYVRSPLVEPDWRRLPGWRDVAEAEWHSAQWQRAHSVKTAGQLRAVLGDLLTDRFYDDLAADRARYATMAMLVPPQMLNTMVPGAPPDDESFLADPIRRYMLPVASDRDPHWPSHPHAERDSLHEADMWVVEGLTRRYPTKALAELVATCPQYCGHCTRMDLVGTSTPQVAKTRLALRSADRQEAMLDYLKRTPSVRDVVVSGGDVANVPWPRLESFLSRLLEVESVRDIRLATKAVVGLPQHWLQPEVRAGLARVAGTAADRSVNLAVHTHANTAASVTPLVAAAARALLDAGVRDVRNQGVLMRGVNATGAELLDLCFALQDEANILPYYFYMCDMIPNAEHWRVSVAEAQELQDAIMGWLPGYATPRIVCDVPFVGKRWVHMVGEYDRELGVSTWAKKYRIEADAEDEDAGGEQHTGVYYDPIHSLPDAGRRWWAENYRSA; this is translated from the coding sequence ATGGCCGTCGATTTCGGCGACCGGGGCGGCGACTTCGGTCATCAGGGCATTGATTCCAGCAATCAGGGCTACCGCTACGTCCGGTCCCCGTTGGTCGAACCGGACTGGCGGCGGCTGCCCGGCTGGCGCGACGTGGCCGAGGCCGAATGGCACAGCGCGCAGTGGCAGCGCGCGCACAGCGTCAAGACCGCCGGCCAGTTGCGCGCGGTCCTCGGCGACCTGCTGACCGACCGCTTCTACGACGACCTCGCCGCCGACCGCGCCCGCTACGCGACCATGGCGATGCTGGTCCCGCCGCAGATGCTGAACACGATGGTCCCCGGCGCCCCGCCGGACGACGAGTCCTTCCTGGCCGACCCGATCCGCCGCTACATGCTCCCGGTGGCCTCGGACCGGGACCCGCACTGGCCCAGCCACCCCCACGCCGAGCGCGATTCGCTGCACGAGGCGGACATGTGGGTGGTGGAGGGCCTGACCCGCCGGTACCCGACCAAGGCGCTGGCCGAGCTGGTGGCCACCTGCCCGCAGTACTGCGGGCACTGCACGCGCATGGACTTGGTCGGGACTTCCACCCCGCAGGTGGCCAAGACGCGGCTGGCGCTGCGTTCGGCGGACCGCCAGGAGGCGATGCTGGACTACCTCAAACGGACGCCGAGCGTGCGGGACGTGGTGGTCTCGGGCGGCGACGTGGCCAACGTGCCCTGGCCCCGGCTGGAGTCCTTCCTGTCCCGGCTGCTGGAGGTGGAGTCGGTCCGCGACATCCGGCTGGCCACCAAGGCCGTCGTCGGCCTGCCGCAGCACTGGCTTCAGCCGGAGGTGCGCGCCGGCCTGGCGCGCGTGGCCGGGACGGCGGCGGACCGCTCGGTGAACCTGGCGGTGCATACACATGCGAACACCGCGGCGTCGGTGACCCCGCTGGTCGCCGCGGCGGCCCGCGCGCTGCTCGACGCGGGCGTGCGGGACGTGCGCAACCAGGGCGTGCTGATGCGCGGGGTGAACGCGACCGGCGCGGAGCTCCTGGACCTGTGCTTCGCGTTGCAGGACGAGGCGAACATCCTGCCGTACTACTTCTACATGTGCGACATGATCCCCAACGCGGAGCACTGGCGGGTCTCGGTGGCCGAGGCCCAGGAACTCCAGGACGCGATCATGGGCTGGCTCCCCGGGTACGCCACGCCGAGAATCGTGTGCGACGTACCCTTCGTCGGCAAGCGGTGGGTGCACATGGTCGGCGAGTACGACCGCGAGCTCGGGGTGTCCACGTGGGCCAAGAAGTACCGCATCGAGGCCGACGCAGAGGACGAAGACGCCGGCGGCGAGCAGCACACCGGCGTCTACTACGACCCGATCCACTCCTTGCCGGATGCTGGGCGGCGGTGGTGGGCGGAGAACTACCGCTCCGCCTGA